A genomic segment from Amphiura filiformis chromosome 10, Afil_fr2py, whole genome shotgun sequence encodes:
- the LOC140162927 gene encoding uncharacterized protein, whose translation MYEKEKAQSSDEKEEMDVQSMSRASSDVDKDKESKSSKKSQKVRGEEQDVCQEQLVALTVDKKKEEREYEQSSKLWNEEDGKFTCSLCPGIYNARFYIIQHLEVHTRNKEFKCHYCSASYNAKCDAEDHERLHTGDVLRCDICDKTFTWAGTLRKHLKSSLHLRRVAQSKGVPISDSYEKEEAESSDEKEEMDVQSMSRASSDVDKDKESKSSKKSQKVGGEEQDVCQEQLVALTVDKKKEEREYEQSSKLWNEEDGQFTCSLCPGTYSTRYSIIRHLEVHTRNSEFKCRYCSASYNAKRDTEDHERLHTGDVPRCDVCNKTFTYADTLLRHVKTSLHQRQLARSKGVPVSNSYEKEEAQSSDEKEEMDVQSMSSASSDADEDKETKSSRESQKVRGEKQDVCQEQLVAQTVDKKKEEGEYQQSSKLWNEEDGQFTCSLCPGTYSTRYSIMRHLEVHTRNMEFKCRYCSATYKVERHLEDHERLHTGDVPRCDVCNKTYRWADTLLRHVKTSLHMRRVAQSMGLPISDTNENDEDEYHEREEMDAQSMSSASSDADEDKETKSSRESQKVGEEKQDVCQEQLVAQTVAKKKEEGEYEQTSKLWKEEDGKFICSLCPGTYSTRYRIIWHLEVHTRNMEFKCRYCSASYKAERHLEDHERLHTGDVPRCDVCNKTFRWADTLLRHVKTNLHMRRVAQSMGLPVSDTNENDEDEYHEREEMDAQSMSSASSDADEDKETKSSRESQKVGEEEQDGCQNLQKTQPAKTRIVSNFDQNNETESHTPLACAGLMNSKQNAGVEKQSVDEGKKEEGTYEQSSQQWKEEDGQFICELCPSTYTIRYQIIRHMKIHNRNCAFKCQYCNASYNAERHQVDHERLHTVGDYRCDICCKTFKWGDTYKVHVRSVHQKIFVKRTKMDQSCDEKDNSMGDPEANVQRRLRQRTSTPCKSNTGAPTKEESTTEQVEGTSEKKYRRLARNSNHGDSETGAPRKEESKSPDIEANGGSQEKESKSDVTSHNPSQILHPCIDCPTTFHTLMALEKHRKGHSETEHLYKCDQCADEFSSVGLLNEHKKNHVMQVLECQHCSKKFPSMKYYNRHLVQHHNSTLFTCKFCQKKLPTSAMLEEHERRHKEDMKSTYKCEHCDKCFGSRKNLQRHLRNHKEVALHACRICGKNFVSLAFLTVHERSHSLQRNYKCKQCSKAYIYADHLKRHERMHEITQEPIAKHSRSKRQRLAQKGRQGKVLDKKHDQMQSHAQETLEVKKRHRTQRGAQNITHDKKDDQTQNLVQETVEKHDEMQSHAQETVKVKKPHHRGHGKKHNRTRNNAQDVVKVKRHRRVSNHTQDSAYQCEECKEEFSRSCSFKVHVLRKHKGMKFICWPCSSGFQSNAELVSHNRKCHAMRQQTREMRQQTT comes from the coding sequence ATGTATGAAAAGGAAAAAGCTCAGTCATCGGATGAAAAAGAAGAGATGGATGTACAAAGCATGAGCAGGGCATCTTCAGATGTAGATAAAGACAAAGAATCCAAATCCAGCAAAAAAAGTCAGAAAGTCAGAGGAGAGGAACAAGACGTGTGTCAGGAGCAGCTGGTAGCGCTAACTGTAGataagaagaaagaagagagagaataTGAGCAAAGTTCAAAACTTTGGAACGAAGAAGATGGCAAGTTCACTTGTAGTCTATGTCCAGGTATCTACAACGCAAGGTTTTACATCATACAACATCTTGAAGTACATACCAGGAATAAGGAGTTTAAGTGTCATTATTGCAGCGCCAGCTACAATGCAAAGTGTGATGCGGAGGACCACGAGCGCCTCCATACTGGTGATGTGCTTCGATGCGACATTTGCGATAAAACATTCACATGGGCAGGCACTTTGCGCAAGCATCTGAAAAGTAGTTTGCATCTGAGGCGAGTTGCGCAAAGCAAGGGTGTCCCAATTTCCGATTCTTATGAAAAGGAAGAAGCTGAGTCGTCGGATGAAAAAGAAGAGATGGATGTACAAAGCATGAGCAGGGCATCTTCAGATGTAGATAAAGACAAAGAATCCAAATCCAGCAAAAAAAGTCAGAAAGTCGGAGGAGAGGAACAAGACGTGTGTCAGGAGCAGCTGGTAGCGCTAACTGTAGataagaagaaagaagagagagaataTGAGCAAAGTTCAAAACTTTGGAACGAAGAAGATGGCCAGTTCACCTGTAGTCTGTGTCCAGGTACGTACAGCACAAGGTATTCTATCATACGGCATCTTGAAGTACATACCAGGAATAGTGAGTTCAAGTGTCGTTATTGCAGCGCCAGCTACAACGCAAAGCGTGATACGGAGGACCATGAGCGCCTCCATACTGGTGATGTACCTCGATGCGatgtttgcaataaaacattcaCATATGCAGACACTTTGCTCAGGCATGTGAAAACTAGTTTGCATCAGAGGCAACTTGCACGAAGCAAGGGTGTCCCAGTTTCCAATTCTTATGAAAAGGAGGAAGCTCAGTCATCGGATGAAAAAGAAGAGATGGATGTACAAAGCATGAGCAGTGCATCTTCAGATGCAGATGAAGACAAAGAAACCAAATCCAGCAGAGAAAGTCAAAAAGTCAGAGGGGAGAAACAGGACGTTTGTCAGGAGCAGCTGGTAGCGCAAACTGTAGATAAGAAGAAAGAAGAGGGAGAATATCAGCAAAGTTCAAAACTTTGGAACGAAGAAGATGGCCAGTTTACCTGTAGTCTATGTCCAGGTACGTACAGCACAAGGTATTCCATCATGCGGCATCTTGAGGTACATACCAGGAATATGGAGTTTAAGTGTCGTTATTGCAGTGCCACCTACAAAGTGGAGCGTCATTTGGAGGACCATGAGCGCCTCCATACTGGTGATGTGCCTCGATGCGATGTTTGCAATAAAACATACAGATGGGCAGACACTTTGCTCAGGCATGTGAAAACTAGTTTACATATGAGACGAGTTGCACAAAGCATGGGTTTGCCAATTTCTGATACTAATGAAAATGACGAAGATGAATATCATGAAAGAGAAGAGATGGATGCACAAAGCATGAGCAGTGCATCTTCAGATGCAGATGAAGACAAGGAAACCAAATCCAGCAGAGAAAGTCAGAAAGTCGGAGAAGAGAAACAGGATGTTTGTCAGGAGCAGCTGGTAGCGCAAACTGTAgcaaagaagaaagaagagggAGAATATGAGCAAACTTCAAAACTTTGGAAAGAAGAAGATGGCAAGTTCATCTGTAGTCTATGTCCAGGTACGTACAGCACAAGGTATCGCATCATATGGCATCTTGAAGTACATACCAGGAATATGGAGTTTAAGTGTCGTTATTGCAGCGCCAGCTACAAAGCGGAGCGTCATTTGGAGGACCATGAGCGCCTCCATACTGGTGATGTGCCTCGATGCGatgtttgcaataaaacattcaGATGGGCAGACACTTTGCTCAGGCATGTGAAAACTAATTTGCATATGAGACGAGTTGCACAAAGCATGGGTTTGCCAGTTTCCGATACTAATGAAAATGACGAAGATGAATATCATGAAAGAGAAGAGATGGATGCACAAAGCATGAGCAGTGCATCTTCAGATGCAGATGAAGACAAGGAAACCAAATCCAGCAGAGAAAGTCAGAAAGTCGGAGAAGAGGAACAAGACGGTTGTCAGAACCTGCAGAAGACACAACCTGCCAAAACTAGAATAgtgtcaaattttgaccaaaacaatgaAACTGAATCACACACCCCTCTAGCATGTGCAGGTTTAATGAACAGTAAACAAAATGCAGGAGTAGAGAAGCAGAGTGTAGATGAGGGGAAGAAAGAAGAGGGTACATATGAGCAAAGTTCACAACAATGGAAAGAAGAAGATGGTCAATTCATCTGTGAACTTTGTCCCAGTACATACACAATTAGGTATCAAATCATACGGCATATGAAAATACACAATAGAAATTGTGCGTTTAAGTGTCAGTATTGTAATGCTAGCTACAACGCAGAGCGCCACCAAGTGGACCACGAGCGACTGCATACAGTGGGCGATTACCGATGTGATATATGTTGTAAAACATTCAAATGGGGAGATACGTATAAGGTTCATGTGAGAAGCGTGCATCAGAAAATTTTTGTGAAAAGGACTAAAATGGACCAGAGTTGTGATGAAAAAGACAATTCAATGGGTGATCCAGAAGCAAATGTACAGAGAAGGCTTCGTCAAAGAACCAGCACACCTTGTAAATCCAATACTGGTGCACCAACAAAAGAGGAATCTACCACAGAACAAGTGGAAGGTACAAGTGAGAAGAAATATAGAAGACTTGCGAGAAATAGTAATCATGGTGATTCTGAGACTGGTGCTCCTAGAAAAGAGGAATCAAAGTCACCTGATATAGAGGCAAATGGTGGAAGTCAAGAAAAGGAGTCAAAATCTGATGTCACGTCACATAATCCGTCGCAAATTTTGCATCCGTGCATCGATTGTCCCACAACATTCCATACACTAATGGCGCTGGAGAAACATCGCAAAGGTCATTCTGAAACAGAACATTTGTATAAATGTGACCAATGCGCGGATGAGTTCAGTTCTGTGGGTCTCTTAAACGAGCACAAAAAGAACCATGTGATGCAAGTGTTGGAATGTCAGCATTGTTCGAAAAAGTTCCCATCCATGAAATATTACAACAGGCATCTTGTGCAGCATCATAACAGCACCCTGTTCACGTGTAAATTCTGCCAGAAGAAATTGCCAACATCAGCGATGCTTGAAGAACACGAAAGGAGACACAAAGAGGACATGAAGTCGACGTATAAATGCGAGCATTGTGATAAATGCTTCGGTTCAAGGAAAAACCTTCAGCGTCACCTCAGAAATCACAAAGAGGTGGCGCTGCATGCGTGCCGTATATGTGGTAAGAATTTTGTATCTCTGGCTTTTCTCACGGTGCACGAAAGGTCGCATAGTCTTCAACGTAACTATAAATGTAAACAATGCAGTAAAGCGTACATATATGCCGATCATCTCAAAAGGCATGAACGGATGCATGAAATTACACAAGAGCCCATTGCAAAGCATAGTCGCAGCAAGAGACAACGCCTAGCTCAGAAGGGTAGGCAGGGAAAGGTTCTTGACAAGAAACATGACCAAATGCAAAGTCATGCACAAGAAACGTTAGAGGTCAAGAAACGTCACCGTACACAAAGGGGTGCACAAAACATTACTCATGACAAGAAAGATGACCAAACGCAAAACCTTGTGCAAGAAACAGTCGAGAAACATGACGAAATGCAAAGTCATGCACAAGAAACAGTCAAGGTCAAGAAACCCCACCATAGGGGTCATGGAAAGAAACATAACCGAACGCGAAACAATGCGCAAGATGTTGTCAAGGTCAAGAGGCATCGTCGAGTGTCAAATCATACGCAGGATTCGGCGTACCAGTGCGAAGAGTGTAAGGAGGAGTTCTCGCGAAGTTGTAGCTTCAAGGTTCACGTTTTACGGAAGCACAAAGGGATGAAATTCATCTGTTGGCCGTGCTCGTCGGGATTCCAGAGTAACGCCGAACTTGTTTCGCACAACAGG